The following coding sequences are from one Sesamum indicum cultivar Zhongzhi No. 13 linkage group LG11, S_indicum_v1.0, whole genome shotgun sequence window:
- the LOC105173695 gene encoding protein ACCELERATED CELL DEATH 6 isoform X3, whose product MEDSSSQPDTSKNNKNEAGPLMRLLLQAKDKKIAQSPMAVEKKEPDNAQSSTAVEKKEPEKDLNCYLPLYKAALNGDWESARNFFDQDPDAVTAKITKVSETALHIAVGTGKAKNFVKELLELIPTEALATLRDQAGQTALHYAAIFGNVEAAKLLVSKDPGLTNTPSNTFLLPIHLAALYANKDMVSYLLTVTRDDIDPNPFADKSGVDLLNLVILAEFYGLPAKFGNIYSQDESVKGNPAVSTLTASKRYCAPFLQQLSFPGCQKLHWVLWKVIEHIAPQARFIRDKRMMHCQTLQLIKCLCKEITGLDYSTAASMFETPILFAASLGNHEIVEEIVESFPPAIWSRNRMGQNIFLLAVANRRENVFNLLYQMSEHKRLATQLRDVEGNNILHLAGKLAPPAQLNLVSSAALQMQRELQWYKEVETFVLPDFKDSKNSKRRTPAVEFSVEHKDLIKEGEKWMKDTANSCTVAAALIATIAFAASITVPGGNNGDSGFPIFSNNPAFNIFALFDALSLFSSTASMLMFLSILTARYAEGDFLYSLPKRLIIGLVTLFLSITSMMIAFSATLYLVFGQKKAWTLIPVAALACLPVTLFVTLQFPLLVGIVRSTYFPGMFGKRGERVLF is encoded by the exons ATGGAGGACTCATCATCCCAGCCTGACACTAGCAAGAATAACAAGAATGAGGCAGGACCACTGATGAGACTTCTCCTACAAGCGaaggataaaaaaattgcCCAAAGTCCGATGGCAGTGGAAAAGAAAGAACCAGATAATGCCCAGAGTTCAACAGCagttgaaaagaaagaacCTGAGAAGGATCTTAACTGCTACTTACCACTATACAAAGCTGCTCTAAATGGTGATTGGGAGAGTGCCAGAAACTTCTTCGACCAGGATCCTGATGCTGTCACTGCTAAAATTACCAAGGTCTCAGAGACAGCACTGCACATTGCAGTTGGGACAGGAAAGGCGAAAAATTTTGTTAAGGAATTGCTAGAGTTGATACCAACAGAGGCACTTGCAACTTTGCGGGATCAGGCTGGTCAGACAGCCCTCCACTATGCTGCGATATTTGGCAATGTTGAGGCAGCAAAGCTATTAGTGTCTAAAGATCCGGGCTTGACAAATACGCCGAGCAATACATTCCTTCTGCCTATACATTTGGCTGCTCTTTATGCCAACAAGGATATGGtttcttatttattaactGTCACCAGAGATGATATTGATCCAAATCCCTTTGCAGATAAATCTGGTGTAGATCTTCTGAATCTTGTTATTCTTGCTGAATTCTATG GTCTTCCTGCAAAGTTTGGCAATATATATAGCCAAGACGAAAGTGTCAAAGGAAATCCAGCTGTTTCCACACTAACTGCTTCCAAACGCTACTGTGCTCCATTTCTTCAACAGCTCAGTTTTCCTG GATGCCAGAAGCTGCATTGGGTACTTTGGAAAGTTATCGAACATATAG CACCGCAGGCCAGGTTCATTCGAGACAAAAGAATGATGCATTGTCAAACTCTTCAACTCATAAAATGCCTGTGCAAAGAGATTACGGGTTTAGATTACTCAACAGCTGCATCGATGTTTGAAACACCGATTCTTTTTGCTGCAAGTTTGGGAAACCATGAGATTGTAGAGGAGATTGTGGAGTCTTTTCCTCCTGCAATTTGGTCAAGAAATAGAATGggacaaaatatatttctactAGCAGTTGCAAATCGCCGGGAGAATGTTTTCAACCTCTTGTATCAAATGAGCGAACATAAAAGATTGGCCACACAGCTTCGAGATGTCGAGGGAAACAACATTTTGCACCTGGCTGGAAAGTTGGCACCTCCAGCTCAACTCAATCTTGTCTCTAGTGCAGCTCTACAAATGCAGCGTGAATTACAGTGGTACAAG GAAGTGGAAACTTTTGTCCTTCCAGACTTTAAGGACAGCAAAAATTCCAAGAGACGAACGCCCGCTGTTGAATTTTCCGTGGAGCACAAAGACTTGATCAAAGAGGGGGAGAAATGGATGAAAGACACAGCAAATTCTTGCACTGTTGCAGCAGCTCTGATTGCTACAATTGCTTTTGCAGCTTCCATTACTGTACCGGGTGGTAACAATGGCGATAGCGGCTTCCCCATCTTCTCCAATAACCCAGCATTCAATATATTTGCCCTTTTTGATGCCCTGTCTCTGTTTTCATCAACTGCTTCCATGTTAATGTTCTTGTCGATCCTTACTGCTCGTTATGCAGAAGGTGACTTTCTATACTCCCTTCCAAAAAGGTTAATAATTGGGCTTGTCACCTTATTCCTTTCCATAACCTCGATGATGATAGCATTCAGCGCAACCCTCTACCTTGTGTTTGGCCAAAAAAAGGCGTGGACTCTTATTCCAGTAGCTGCATTGGCCTGTCTACCTGTAACCTTATTTGTGACGCTGCAATTTCCTCTTCTTGTGGGCATCGTTCGCTCCACCTACTTTCCAGGAATGTTTGGCAAGCGTGGTGAACGTGTCCTCTTTTAG
- the LOC105173695 gene encoding protein ACCELERATED CELL DEATH 6 isoform X1, whose product MEDSSSQPDTSKNNKNEAGPLMRLLLQAKDKKIAQSPMAVEKKEPDNAQSSTAVEKKEPEKDLNCYLPLYKAALNGDWESARNFFDQDPDAVTAKITKVSETALHIAVGTGKAKNFVKELLELIPTEALATLRDQAGQTALHYAAIFGNVEAAKLLVSKDPGLTNTPSNTFLLPIHLAALYANKDMVSYLLTVTRDDIDPNPFADKSGVDLLNLVILAEFYDLALYLVQLYPNLATLRSPAGNSALNMIAGKSSAFLRRSSLSFLQRFIDSCLPAKFGNIYSQDESVKGNPAVSTLTASKRYCAPFLQQLSFPGCQKLHWVLWKVIEHIAPQARFIRDKRMMHCQTLQLIKCLCKEITGLDYSTAASMFETPILFAASLGNHEIVEEIVESFPPAIWSRNRMGQNIFLLAVANRRENVFNLLYQMSEHKRLATQLRDVEGNNILHLAGKLAPPAQLNLVSSAALQMQRELQWYKEVETFVLPDFKDSKNSKRRTPAVEFSVEHKDLIKEGEKWMKDTANSCTVAAALIATIAFAASITVPGGNNGDSGFPIFSNNPAFNIFALFDALSLFSSTASMLMFLSILTARYAEGDFLYSLPKRLIIGLVTLFLSITSMMIAFSATLYLVFGQKKAWTLIPVAALACLPVTLFVTLQFPLLVGIVRSTYFPGMFGKRGERVLF is encoded by the exons ATGGAGGACTCATCATCCCAGCCTGACACTAGCAAGAATAACAAGAATGAGGCAGGACCACTGATGAGACTTCTCCTACAAGCGaaggataaaaaaattgcCCAAAGTCCGATGGCAGTGGAAAAGAAAGAACCAGATAATGCCCAGAGTTCAACAGCagttgaaaagaaagaacCTGAGAAGGATCTTAACTGCTACTTACCACTATACAAAGCTGCTCTAAATGGTGATTGGGAGAGTGCCAGAAACTTCTTCGACCAGGATCCTGATGCTGTCACTGCTAAAATTACCAAGGTCTCAGAGACAGCACTGCACATTGCAGTTGGGACAGGAAAGGCGAAAAATTTTGTTAAGGAATTGCTAGAGTTGATACCAACAGAGGCACTTGCAACTTTGCGGGATCAGGCTGGTCAGACAGCCCTCCACTATGCTGCGATATTTGGCAATGTTGAGGCAGCAAAGCTATTAGTGTCTAAAGATCCGGGCTTGACAAATACGCCGAGCAATACATTCCTTCTGCCTATACATTTGGCTGCTCTTTATGCCAACAAGGATATGGtttcttatttattaactGTCACCAGAGATGATATTGATCCAAATCCCTTTGCAGATAAATCTGGTGTAGATCTTCTGAATCTTGTTATTCTTGCTGAATTCTATG ATTTGGCTCTTTACCTGGTGCAGCTTTACCCTAATTTAGCTACATTGAGATCACCTGCTGGTAACAGTGCCCTGAATATGATAGCTGGAAAATCTTCTGCATTCTTGAGAAGAAGTTCCCTTTCCTTTTTGCAGCGATTCATAGATTCAT GTCTTCCTGCAAAGTTTGGCAATATATATAGCCAAGACGAAAGTGTCAAAGGAAATCCAGCTGTTTCCACACTAACTGCTTCCAAACGCTACTGTGCTCCATTTCTTCAACAGCTCAGTTTTCCTG GATGCCAGAAGCTGCATTGGGTACTTTGGAAAGTTATCGAACATATAG CACCGCAGGCCAGGTTCATTCGAGACAAAAGAATGATGCATTGTCAAACTCTTCAACTCATAAAATGCCTGTGCAAAGAGATTACGGGTTTAGATTACTCAACAGCTGCATCGATGTTTGAAACACCGATTCTTTTTGCTGCAAGTTTGGGAAACCATGAGATTGTAGAGGAGATTGTGGAGTCTTTTCCTCCTGCAATTTGGTCAAGAAATAGAATGggacaaaatatatttctactAGCAGTTGCAAATCGCCGGGAGAATGTTTTCAACCTCTTGTATCAAATGAGCGAACATAAAAGATTGGCCACACAGCTTCGAGATGTCGAGGGAAACAACATTTTGCACCTGGCTGGAAAGTTGGCACCTCCAGCTCAACTCAATCTTGTCTCTAGTGCAGCTCTACAAATGCAGCGTGAATTACAGTGGTACAAG GAAGTGGAAACTTTTGTCCTTCCAGACTTTAAGGACAGCAAAAATTCCAAGAGACGAACGCCCGCTGTTGAATTTTCCGTGGAGCACAAAGACTTGATCAAAGAGGGGGAGAAATGGATGAAAGACACAGCAAATTCTTGCACTGTTGCAGCAGCTCTGATTGCTACAATTGCTTTTGCAGCTTCCATTACTGTACCGGGTGGTAACAATGGCGATAGCGGCTTCCCCATCTTCTCCAATAACCCAGCATTCAATATATTTGCCCTTTTTGATGCCCTGTCTCTGTTTTCATCAACTGCTTCCATGTTAATGTTCTTGTCGATCCTTACTGCTCGTTATGCAGAAGGTGACTTTCTATACTCCCTTCCAAAAAGGTTAATAATTGGGCTTGTCACCTTATTCCTTTCCATAACCTCGATGATGATAGCATTCAGCGCAACCCTCTACCTTGTGTTTGGCCAAAAAAAGGCGTGGACTCTTATTCCAGTAGCTGCATTGGCCTGTCTACCTGTAACCTTATTTGTGACGCTGCAATTTCCTCTTCTTGTGGGCATCGTTCGCTCCACCTACTTTCCAGGAATGTTTGGCAAGCGTGGTGAACGTGTCCTCTTTTAG
- the LOC105173695 gene encoding protein ACCELERATED CELL DEATH 6 isoform X2: protein MEDSSSQPDTSKNNKNEAGPLMRLLLQAKDKKIAQSPMAVEKKEPDNAQSSTAVEKKEPEKDLNCYLPLYKAALNGDWESARNFFDQDPDAVTAKITKVSETALHIAVGTGKAKNFVKELLELIPTEALATLRDQAGQTALHYAAIFGNVEAAKLLVSKDPGLTNTPSNTFLLPIHLAALYANKDMVSYLLTVTRDDIDPNPFADKSGVDLLNLVILAEFYDLALYLVQLYPNLATLRSPAGLPAKFGNIYSQDESVKGNPAVSTLTASKRYCAPFLQQLSFPGCQKLHWVLWKVIEHIAPQARFIRDKRMMHCQTLQLIKCLCKEITGLDYSTAASMFETPILFAASLGNHEIVEEIVESFPPAIWSRNRMGQNIFLLAVANRRENVFNLLYQMSEHKRLATQLRDVEGNNILHLAGKLAPPAQLNLVSSAALQMQRELQWYKEVETFVLPDFKDSKNSKRRTPAVEFSVEHKDLIKEGEKWMKDTANSCTVAAALIATIAFAASITVPGGNNGDSGFPIFSNNPAFNIFALFDALSLFSSTASMLMFLSILTARYAEGDFLYSLPKRLIIGLVTLFLSITSMMIAFSATLYLVFGQKKAWTLIPVAALACLPVTLFVTLQFPLLVGIVRSTYFPGMFGKRGERVLF, encoded by the exons ATGGAGGACTCATCATCCCAGCCTGACACTAGCAAGAATAACAAGAATGAGGCAGGACCACTGATGAGACTTCTCCTACAAGCGaaggataaaaaaattgcCCAAAGTCCGATGGCAGTGGAAAAGAAAGAACCAGATAATGCCCAGAGTTCAACAGCagttgaaaagaaagaacCTGAGAAGGATCTTAACTGCTACTTACCACTATACAAAGCTGCTCTAAATGGTGATTGGGAGAGTGCCAGAAACTTCTTCGACCAGGATCCTGATGCTGTCACTGCTAAAATTACCAAGGTCTCAGAGACAGCACTGCACATTGCAGTTGGGACAGGAAAGGCGAAAAATTTTGTTAAGGAATTGCTAGAGTTGATACCAACAGAGGCACTTGCAACTTTGCGGGATCAGGCTGGTCAGACAGCCCTCCACTATGCTGCGATATTTGGCAATGTTGAGGCAGCAAAGCTATTAGTGTCTAAAGATCCGGGCTTGACAAATACGCCGAGCAATACATTCCTTCTGCCTATACATTTGGCTGCTCTTTATGCCAACAAGGATATGGtttcttatttattaactGTCACCAGAGATGATATTGATCCAAATCCCTTTGCAGATAAATCTGGTGTAGATCTTCTGAATCTTGTTATTCTTGCTGAATTCTATG ATTTGGCTCTTTACCTGGTGCAGCTTTACCCTAATTTAGCTACATTGAGATCACCTGCTG GTCTTCCTGCAAAGTTTGGCAATATATATAGCCAAGACGAAAGTGTCAAAGGAAATCCAGCTGTTTCCACACTAACTGCTTCCAAACGCTACTGTGCTCCATTTCTTCAACAGCTCAGTTTTCCTG GATGCCAGAAGCTGCATTGGGTACTTTGGAAAGTTATCGAACATATAG CACCGCAGGCCAGGTTCATTCGAGACAAAAGAATGATGCATTGTCAAACTCTTCAACTCATAAAATGCCTGTGCAAAGAGATTACGGGTTTAGATTACTCAACAGCTGCATCGATGTTTGAAACACCGATTCTTTTTGCTGCAAGTTTGGGAAACCATGAGATTGTAGAGGAGATTGTGGAGTCTTTTCCTCCTGCAATTTGGTCAAGAAATAGAATGggacaaaatatatttctactAGCAGTTGCAAATCGCCGGGAGAATGTTTTCAACCTCTTGTATCAAATGAGCGAACATAAAAGATTGGCCACACAGCTTCGAGATGTCGAGGGAAACAACATTTTGCACCTGGCTGGAAAGTTGGCACCTCCAGCTCAACTCAATCTTGTCTCTAGTGCAGCTCTACAAATGCAGCGTGAATTACAGTGGTACAAG GAAGTGGAAACTTTTGTCCTTCCAGACTTTAAGGACAGCAAAAATTCCAAGAGACGAACGCCCGCTGTTGAATTTTCCGTGGAGCACAAAGACTTGATCAAAGAGGGGGAGAAATGGATGAAAGACACAGCAAATTCTTGCACTGTTGCAGCAGCTCTGATTGCTACAATTGCTTTTGCAGCTTCCATTACTGTACCGGGTGGTAACAATGGCGATAGCGGCTTCCCCATCTTCTCCAATAACCCAGCATTCAATATATTTGCCCTTTTTGATGCCCTGTCTCTGTTTTCATCAACTGCTTCCATGTTAATGTTCTTGTCGATCCTTACTGCTCGTTATGCAGAAGGTGACTTTCTATACTCCCTTCCAAAAAGGTTAATAATTGGGCTTGTCACCTTATTCCTTTCCATAACCTCGATGATGATAGCATTCAGCGCAACCCTCTACCTTGTGTTTGGCCAAAAAAAGGCGTGGACTCTTATTCCAGTAGCTGCATTGGCCTGTCTACCTGTAACCTTATTTGTGACGCTGCAATTTCCTCTTCTTGTGGGCATCGTTCGCTCCACCTACTTTCCAGGAATGTTTGGCAAGCGTGGTGAACGTGTCCTCTTTTAG
- the LOC105173697 gene encoding 40S ribosomal protein S29, with translation MGHSNIWNSHPKNYGPGSRTCRVCGNPHGLIRKYGLMCCRQCFRSNAKEIGFIKYR, from the exons ATGGGTCACTCCAACATCTGGAACTCGCATCCCAAGAATTATGGCCCTGGTTCACGCACCTG CCGCGTGTGTGGAAACCCGCATGGGTTGATCCGGAAATATGGTCTGATGTGTTGCCGGCAGTGCTTCCGTAGTAACGCTAAGGAAATTGGGTTCATTAAG TACCGCTGA
- the LOC105173698 gene encoding protein STRICTOSIDINE SYNTHASE-LIKE 4, whose protein sequence is MARTLTDRPITCNWGILTAILLAVSLQIFLFSSSSPGVLQIPPPSSVLPAPSNGRLQEVIKLGEGLLKQPEDVAVDRTGVVYTATRDGWIKRLLRNGTWESWRQIESTSLLGLTITTDGAVVVCDAEQGLLEVSEEGVRVLVSHVDGAQIRFADDVVGSSDGTLYFSVASAKHSYGDWPRDMVEDKPHGQLLTYDPSSNVASVLLEDLGFANGVALSANEDYVVVCETWKYRCLKYWVKGDVKGQTEILIDNLPGAPDNVKLAPDGSFWIALLEIVPNRLRFVCGSRAFKYLIRGIPKLGHWVVGAYNRAMVVNVGSDGKIIRGFDDPTGKVMAFVTSALEFEGHLYLGSLHTDFVGKLPL, encoded by the exons ATGGCCAGGACTCTGACAGATCGGCCGATAACATGTAACTGGGGAATTTTAACAGCTATTTTACTGGCAGTTTCTCTACAGATATTTCTcttctcatcatcatctcccGGCGTGCTTCAAATCCCCCCACCCTCTTCCGTTTTGCCTGCTCCGTCCAACGGCAGACTTCAG gAAGTGATCAAACTAGGAGAAGGACTGCTGAAGCAGCCAGAAGACGTGGCCGTGGACAGGACGGGAGTGGTGTACACGGCGACGAGAGATGGGTGGATCAAGAGGCTGCTGAGAAACGGGACGTGGGAGAGTTGGAGGCAAATTGAGAGTACGAGCTTACTGGGACTAACCATTACGACGGACGGCGCTGTGGTTGTATGTGATGCAGAGCAGGGTTTGCTTGAGGTTAGTGAAGAGGGTGTGAGGGTTCTTGTGTCGCATGTTGATGGTGCCCAGATAAG GTTCGCGGATGATGTGGTTGGATCATCCGATGGCACACTGTATTTCAGCGTCGCAAGCGCAAAACACAGCTACGGGGACTGGCCACGGGACATGGTGGAGGACAAGCCTCACGGTCAGCTTCTAACGTACGACCCTTCATCGAACGTAGCATCTGTGCTTCTTGAAGACCTCGGATTTGCAAACGGTGTCGCCCTCTCTGCAAACGAGGACTACGTAGTTGTCTGTGAAACGTGGAA ATATAGATGCTTGAAATACTGGGTGAAAGGGGATGTGAAAGGGCAGACAGAGATCCTCATTGATAATCTTCCTGGAGCCCCTGACAACGTAAAACTTGCTCCAGATGGCTCTTTCTGGATCGCCTTGTTAGAG ATTGTTCCAAATAGGCTGAGATTTGTGTGCGGATCAAGGGCGTTCAAATACTTGATAAGGGGTATTCCGAAGCTGGGGCATTGGGTGGTTGGTGCATACAATAGAGCAATGGTAGTGAATGTAGGAAGCGATGGGAAGATAATAAGGGGGTTCGACGATCCAACGGGGAAGGTGATGGCCTTCGTGACATCTGCGCTGGAGTTCGAGGGGCATTTGTACTTGGGGAGTCTTCACACTGATTTTGTGGGAAAATTACCATTGTAA
- the LOC105173700 gene encoding purple acid phosphatase 5 has product MRVSTVFCLWVLQVSAVCCNSGVTSSYLRKPHASVEMPIYHFPPPPGFNAPEQVHITQGDHEGKSMIISWVTPLHPTPNEVVYWEAKGNCSDKQQVQAKTTSYRYYNYTSGHIHHATIKRLKHDTDYIYELGKDNETRRFSFTTPPKVGPDVPCTFGVIGDLGQTYDSNQTFEHYVSSGKGQAVLFLGDLSYADNHPFHDNNRWDIWGRFVEKSTAYQPWIWTAGNHELDFAPEIGENTPFKPFLHRYNVPYKASKSTSPLWYSIKRASAYIIVLSSYSAYGKYTPQYNWLEEELPKVNRAETPWLIVMVHSPWYNSNNYHFMEGETMRVMFESWFVRYKVDLVFSGHVHAYERSKRVSNVRYDITNGLCTPVSDASAPAYIVIGDGGNIEGLADNFIEPQPSYSAFREASFGHALLELKNRTHAYYTWHRNQDSEAVAADSTWFYNRYWYPHDEEHSSTTPVA; this is encoded by the exons ATGAGGGTGTCGACagtattttgtttgtgggTGCTGCAAGTTTCAGCAGTGTGCTGCAACAGTGGTGTCACTAGCTCTTATCTCAGAAAACCCCATGCTTCCGTTGAGATGCCAATTTATCACTTCCCCCCTCCTCCTGGATTCAATGCTCCTGAGCAG GTTCACATAACACAGGGAGATCATGAGGGGAAGAGCATGATCATTTCATGGGTGACGCCACTTCACCCCACCCCCAATGAGGTCGTATATTGGGAAGCAAAGGGCAATTGTAGTGACAAACAGCAGGTTCAGGCTAAGACCACCTCCTACCGATACTACAACTACACTTCCGGCCACATTCATCATGCCACCATCAAAAGACTCAAG CATGATACAGACTACATTTATGAACTCGGAAAGGACAACGAGACTCGGAGATTTTCGTTCACGACTCCTCCTAAAGTAGGCCCTGACGTTCCCTGCACCTTTGGCGTTATTG GGGACTTGGGACAAACATACGACTCTAATCAAACTTTCGAGCATTACGTGTCCAGCGGAAAGGGCCAGGCAGTGCTGTTTCTTGGCGATCTCTCGTATGCAGACAATCATCCTTTCCATGACAATAACAGGTGGGATATTTGGGGCCGTTTTGTCGAGAAGAGTACTGCGTATCAGCCGTGGATTTGGACAGCAGGCAATCATGAACTTGACTTTGCTCCTGAGATT GGTGAAAATACTCCATTCAAGCCATTTTTGCACCGGTACAACGTTCCTTACAAGGCGTCGAAAAGCACATCCCCTCTTTGGTACTCGATCAAGCGTGCCTCAGCCTACATAATTGTCCTATCATCTTATTCGGCTTATG GTAAATACACCCCTCAGTACAATTGGCTTGAAGAAGAACTGCCAAAAGTGAACAGAGCTGAGACTCCATGGCTGATTGTCATGGTTCACTCACCATGGTATAACAGCAATAACTACCATTTCATGGAGGGTGAAACCATGAGAGTTATGTTCGAGTCGTGGTTCGTTAGGTACAAAGTCGACCTCGTGTTTTCTGGCCACGTTCACGCTTACGAGCGCTCG AAACGAGTATCGAATGTGAGGTACGACATAACAAACGGACTATGTACACCAGTTAGTGATGCTTCTGCTCCAGCCTATATAGTAATAGGTGACGGTGGAAACATCGAAGGCCTTGCAGACAA CTTCATAGAGCCACAGCCTAGTTATTCGGCCTTCCGAGAGGCGAGCTTCGGGCACGCACTTCTTGAACTGAAGAACAGGACTCATGCATACTACACTTGGCATCGGAACCAAGACAGCGAAGCTGTTGCAGCAGACTCTACCTGGTTCTACAATAGATACTGGTATCCACATGATGAAGAACACAGCAGCACCACCCCAGTGGCTTAA
- the LOC105173699 gene encoding purple acid phosphatase 5: MRVSTGVCLLLLLQVTAVCCNGGVTSTYVRKPYASLDMPIHHFPSPPGFNAPEQVHITQGDHEGRSMIISWVTPLHRSPNVVRYWEAKGNFNNHHKAHAKTTSYRYYNYTSGYIHHATIRRLKHDTEYIYELGKHKHTRRFSFTTPPKVGPDVPYTFGVIGDLGQTYDSNQTFEHYVANPKSQAMLFVGDLSYADDHPFHDSNRWDSWGRFVEKSTAYQPWIWTAGNHELDLAPEIGEITPFKPYLHRYNVPHKASKSTSPLWYSIKRASAYIIVLSSYSAYGKYTPQYNWLKEELPKVNRAETPWLIVLLHSPWYNSNNYHYMEGESMRVMFESWFVKHKVDLVFAGHVHSYERSKRISNVKYNITNGLSTPVSDASAPVYITIGDGGNIEGIADNFTEPQPSYSAFREASFGHAILELKNRTHAYYTWHRNQENEAVAADSTWFYNRYWYPHDEEHSSTPMD, encoded by the exons ATGAGGGTGTCGACAGGTGTTTGTTTGTTGTTGCTGCTGCAAGTTACTGCAGTGTGCTGCAATGGTGGTGTAACTAGCACGTATGTCAGAAAACCTTATGCTTCACTTGATATGCCAATTCATCACTTTCCTTCTCCCCCTGGATTCAATGCTCCTGAGCAG GTTCATATCACACAGGGAGATCATGAGGGGAGGAGCATGATCATTTCATGGGTGACACCGCTGCACCGCAGTCCCAATGTGGTCAGATATTGGGAAGCAAAGGGCAATTTTAATAACCACCACAAGGCTCATGCTAAGACCACCTCCTACCGGTACTACAACTACACGTCTGGCTACATTCATCATGCCACGATTAGACGACTGAAG CATGACACAGAGTACATTTATGAACTGGGAAAGCACAAGCATACTCGGAGATTTTCTTTCACGACTCCTCCTAAAGTAGGCCCTGATGTACCCTACACCTTTGGCGTTATTG GGGACTTGGGACAGACATACGACTCGAATCAAACTTTTGAGCATTATGTGGCCAACCCAAAAAGTCAGGCTATGCTGTTTGTTGGTGATCTCTCGTATGCAGACGATCATCCTTTCCATGACAGTAACAGGTGGGATAGTTGGGGCCGTTTTGTCGAGAAGAGTACTGCATACCAGCCGTGGATTTGGACAGCAGGCAATCATGAACTTGACTTAGCTCCTGAGATT GGTGAAATTACTCCATTTAAGCCGTATTTGCACCGGTACAATGTTCCCCACAAGGCGTCGAAAAGCACATCTCCTCTTTGGTACTCGATCAAGCGTGCCTCAGCCTACATAATTGTCCTATCATCGTATTCAGCTTATG GTAAATACACCCCTCAGTACAATTGGCTTAAAGAAGAACTGCCAAAAGTGAACAGAGCCGAGACTCCATGGCTGATTGTCTTGCTTCACTCACCATGGTATAACAGCAATAACTACCATTACATGGAGGGTGAAAGCATGAGAGTTATGTTCGAGTCTTGGTTCGTTAAGCACAAAGTCGATCTCGTTTTTGCTGGCCATGTCCACTCTTATGAGCGCTCG AAACGAATATCGAATGTGAAGTACAACATAACAAATGGACTAAGTACACCAGTTAGTGATGCTTCTGCTCCCGTCTACATAACAATAGGTGACGGTGGAAACATCGAGGGCATTGCAGACAA CTTCACAGAGCCACAGCCTAGTTATTCGGCCTTCCGAGAAGCCAGCTTCGGGCATGCAATTCTTGAACTGAAGAATAGGACTCATGCCTACTACACTTGGCATCGTAACCAAGAGAACGAAGCTGTTGCAGCAGACTCTACCTGGTTCTACAATAGATACTGGTATCCACATGATGAAGAGCACAGCAGCACCCCAATGGACTAA
- the LOC105173701 gene encoding copper transporter 5.1-like: MMHTTLHWSNQVTLLFDSWNTKSWPTYALALLICFLVAVFYQRLEAMRLHLKSAANPSPPSLNTPLIVPKLGRNWKIRLGLAALFGLNSGIGYLIMLAIMSYNGGVLLAVVLGLTVGYFVFRSEDFSEGEDSFVAAETNNSCACS; encoded by the coding sequence ATGATGCATACGACTCTTCACTGGAGCAACCAAGTTACCCTCCTGTTCGACTCATGGAACACCAAATCCTGGCCCACTTACGCCCTCGCCTTGCTCATCTGCTTCCTCGTCGCCGTATTCTACCAGCGCCTTGAAGCTATGCGCCTCCACCTCAAATCCGCCGCGAATCCATCTCCTCCTTCACTGAACACGCCGCTGATCGTCCCGAAACTCGGCCGGAATTGGAAGATCAGGCTTGGGTTAGCGGCGCTGTTCGGATTAAACTCGGGGATCGGGTACCTGATTATGCTGGCCATCATGTCGTACAACGGCGGGGTATTGTTGGCCGTAGTGTTGGGATTGACGGTTGGGTACTTTGTATTTAGGAGTGAGGATTTTAGCGAGGGCGAGGATTCTTTCGTCGCTGCTGAAACCAATAATTCATGTGCTTGTTCTTGA